The following are encoded in a window of Mycobacterium sp. ELW1 genomic DNA:
- a CDS encoding MFS transporter, with protein MSVVSTGEQSLEARTLRKVAIRALPFLMALYFVNYLDRTNLGIAKADISEHLQLTASMFGLASGIFFIGYVLVEVPSNLALERFGARRWLARIAVSWGIVAVAIGFAPNAPTLLALRFLLGVAEAGLFPGVIFYLTRWFPAAYRARIVAMFMMASPIAAAVGTPLAAWMIQAGEGTFGLAGWQFMMIGVGLPAIILGVICWFYLTDRPAEAHWLQPDERQWLTDVLADEERDVAGSFDFPLRRALTSPRIWLLALVYFGVAYGLYALAFFLPSIISDFKKTFDVHLSIVQVGLITAVPYTLAAIAMYLWSRHADRQNEHVWHVAIPMGLGGLAIPIALYLDSPLLVMVPVCITAMGVFSAIPSFWALPAQFLTGAAAAGGIGLINSIGNLGGFAAPYATGALNQFTGSDKAGMWAVGIVMLISAVVVVVLRATPERGARRS; from the coding sequence ATGTCCGTCGTATCGACCGGTGAGCAGTCGCTGGAAGCGCGCACCCTGCGCAAGGTGGCCATTCGCGCGCTGCCCTTCCTCATGGCGCTGTACTTCGTCAACTACCTTGACCGCACCAACCTCGGCATCGCCAAGGCCGACATCAGCGAACACCTGCAGCTCACGGCGAGCATGTTCGGCCTGGCGTCGGGCATCTTCTTCATCGGATACGTCCTGGTCGAGGTGCCGTCCAATCTGGCGCTTGAGCGCTTCGGCGCCCGCCGTTGGCTGGCACGCATCGCGGTGTCGTGGGGAATCGTCGCCGTCGCAATCGGATTCGCGCCCAACGCGCCCACCCTGCTGGCGTTGCGATTCCTGCTCGGCGTCGCCGAGGCGGGGCTGTTCCCCGGGGTGATCTTCTATCTGACCCGCTGGTTCCCGGCCGCCTACCGGGCGCGGATTGTGGCCATGTTCATGATGGCCAGCCCGATCGCCGCGGCCGTCGGAACTCCGTTGGCGGCGTGGATGATCCAGGCCGGTGAAGGCACGTTCGGGCTGGCCGGCTGGCAATTCATGATGATCGGCGTCGGGTTGCCCGCGATCATCCTCGGCGTGATCTGCTGGTTCTATCTGACCGACCGGCCCGCCGAGGCGCACTGGCTGCAACCCGACGAACGGCAATGGCTGACCGACGTGCTGGCCGACGAGGAACGCGATGTCGCAGGCAGCTTCGACTTCCCACTGCGCCGGGCGCTGACCAGCCCGCGGATCTGGTTGCTGGCCCTGGTGTACTTCGGCGTCGCCTACGGCTTGTACGCACTGGCGTTCTTCCTGCCCTCGATCATCTCCGACTTCAAGAAGACCTTCGATGTGCACCTGTCGATCGTGCAGGTCGGCCTGATCACCGCGGTGCCCTACACCCTTGCCGCGATCGCGATGTACCTCTGGTCACGCCACGCCGACCGCCAGAACGAACACGTCTGGCACGTCGCGATCCCAATGGGTTTGGGCGGCTTGGCTATTCCGATCGCGCTGTATCTGGACTCCCCGCTGCTGGTGATGGTCCCGGTGTGCATCACCGCGATGGGAGTGTTCAGTGCGATCCCCAGCTTCTGGGCGCTGCCGGCGCAGTTCCTCACCGGTGCCGCCGCCGCGGGCGGGATCGGGTTGATCAACTCGATCGGCAACCTCGGCGGATTCGCGGCACCGTACGCGACCGGTGCGCTGAACCAGTTCACCGGCAGCGACAAAGCCGGCATGTGGGCGGTGGGCATCGTCATGCTGATTTCCGCGGTCGTGGTGGTGGTGCTGCGTGCCACCCCGGAGCGGGGCGCCCGCCGTAGCTGA
- a CDS encoding 2-hydroxyacid dehydrogenase, whose amino-acid sequence MDRQAVALRVLAHFLPGEKVLDIVAPEADWLDIRWCHEDDDETLHRELPDAEVIWHVLRPLSGEDLRRAPLLRLVHKLGAGVNTIDVETADELGIAVANMPGANAPSVAEGAALLMLAALRRLPALDSLTRQGLGWPTDPSLVETVRDIGSCTVGLVGYGNIAKRVERIVLAMGGTVLHTSTADDGTATWRPLTELLADSDVISLHLPLTAATDKLINRAALDAMKPHAVLVNTSRGGVIDEPALIDALRDGRLAAAGLDVFTEEPVDPASPLLQLDNVVVTPHVTWCTVDTMRRYLIQAVDNCRRLYDGRDLVNVVNGRPDVRRIDR is encoded by the coding sequence GTGGATCGCCAAGCGGTGGCGCTAAGAGTTCTGGCGCACTTTCTCCCTGGCGAGAAGGTGCTGGATATTGTTGCACCAGAGGCAGATTGGCTCGACATTCGCTGGTGCCACGAAGACGACGACGAGACGCTGCACCGCGAGCTGCCCGATGCCGAGGTGATCTGGCACGTGCTGCGTCCGCTGTCCGGCGAGGATCTGCGCCGCGCACCGCTGCTGCGACTGGTGCACAAGCTCGGCGCCGGGGTGAACACCATCGACGTCGAGACAGCCGACGAGCTGGGGATCGCGGTGGCGAACATGCCGGGCGCCAACGCACCCTCGGTCGCCGAGGGCGCGGCGCTGCTGATGCTGGCCGCACTGCGCCGGCTTCCCGCGCTGGACAGTCTCACCCGGCAAGGCCTGGGCTGGCCGACGGATCCCAGCCTGGTCGAGACGGTGCGCGACATCGGCAGCTGCACCGTCGGCCTGGTCGGCTACGGCAACATCGCCAAACGTGTCGAGCGGATCGTGCTCGCGATGGGCGGCACCGTCCTGCACACCAGCACCGCCGACGACGGCACCGCCACCTGGCGTCCGCTGACCGAGCTGCTCGCCGACAGCGACGTGATCAGCCTGCACCTGCCGCTGACCGCCGCGACCGACAAGCTGATCAACCGGGCTGCGCTGGACGCGATGAAGCCACATGCGGTTCTGGTCAACACCTCTCGCGGCGGTGTCATCGATGAGCCCGCGTTGATCGATGCCCTGCGCGATGGCCGGCTGGCCGCCGCCGGACTCGATGTGTTCACCGAAGAACCAGTCGACCCGGCCAGCCCGCTACTCCAGCTCGACAACGTCGTGGTGACACCCCACGTCACCTGGTGCACCGTCGACACCATGCGGCGCTACCTGATCCAGGCCGTCGACAACTGCCGCCGTCTGTACGACGGCCGCGACCTGGTCAACGTCGTCAACGGGAGGCCGGATGTCCGTCGTATCGACCGGTGA
- a CDS encoding lysophospholipase yields the protein MPTPGVVREFIGVSSPTARRAGAGGHPCQGLYHRGVGRKPKVAVIATHYQIDFSEHYLADYLATRGVGFLGWNTRFRGFESSFMLDHALVDIGVGVRWLREIQGVETIVLLGNSGGGSLMAAYQSQAVDPNVTPLDGMRPAAGLTDLPPADGYIASAAHPGRPDVLTAWMDGAVTDENDAVATDPDLDLFDERNGPPFSAEFLARYRSAQIARNHAITDWAETELKRVQAAGFSDRPFTVMRTWADPRMVDPAIEPTKRQPNLCYAGVPVKANRSAHGIAAACTLRSWLGMWSLKTAQTRAEPHLGRVSVPALVINAEQDTGVFPSDAQRIFDALASTDKTLCAIDTDHYFTTPGARGEQADTIAKWIAKRWR from the coding sequence ATGCCCACACCCGGAGTCGTGCGCGAATTCATCGGGGTGTCCTCGCCCACCGCGCGTCGGGCCGGTGCGGGCGGCCACCCCTGCCAGGGCCTGTATCACCGCGGCGTGGGCCGCAAGCCGAAGGTCGCCGTCATCGCCACCCACTACCAGATCGACTTCTCCGAGCACTACCTCGCCGATTACCTGGCCACCCGCGGAGTCGGGTTCCTCGGCTGGAACACCCGCTTCCGCGGATTCGAGAGCAGCTTCATGCTCGACCATGCCCTGGTCGACATCGGCGTCGGAGTGCGCTGGCTGCGGGAAATCCAGGGCGTGGAAACGATTGTGCTCCTCGGCAATTCGGGAGGCGGCTCATTGATGGCGGCCTATCAGTCCCAGGCCGTAGACCCCAACGTCACCCCCTTGGACGGTATGAGGCCCGCTGCGGGGCTGACCGATCTGCCGCCCGCCGACGGCTACATCGCCAGTGCCGCCCACCCGGGGCGTCCCGACGTCCTGACCGCCTGGATGGACGGCGCCGTCACCGACGAAAACGATGCGGTGGCCACCGATCCCGACCTCGACCTGTTCGACGAGCGCAACGGGCCACCGTTCTCCGCCGAGTTTCTGGCCCGCTACCGGTCGGCTCAGATCGCCCGTAACCACGCCATCACCGACTGGGCGGAGACCGAGCTCAAGCGGGTGCAAGCCGCCGGCTTCTCCGATCGGCCGTTCACCGTGATGCGCACCTGGGCCGATCCCCGCATGGTGGACCCGGCCATCGAACCCACCAAACGGCAACCCAACCTCTGCTACGCCGGTGTTCCGGTCAAGGCCAACCGCTCCGCACACGGCATTGCCGCAGCCTGCACGCTGCGCAGCTGGCTGGGCATGTGGAGCCTCAAGACCGCCCAGACCCGCGCCGAACCGCATCTGGGCCGGGTCAGTGTCCCGGCATTGGTGATCAACGCCGAGCAGGACACCGGGGTGTTCCCATCGGACGCTCAGCGCATCTTCGACGCGTTGGCCAGCACCGACAAGACTCTGTGCGCCATCGACACCGACCACTACTTCACCACGCCGGGCGCGCGGGGCGAGCAGGCGGACACGATCGCGAAGTGGATCGCCAAGCGGTGGCGCTAA
- a CDS encoding VOC family protein: MIKPHNTNPEFELGGINHIALVCSDMERTVDFYSNVLGMPLVKSLNLPDGLGQHFFFDAGNGDCVAFFWFTEAPDGTAGSTTPAALPGLGSIVSAVGSMNHLAFHVPEEKFDEYRQRLKDKGVRVGPVLNHDDSPQGATRELHPGVYVRSFYFSDPDGIVLEFACWTREFTDHEAATAPKTAADRKQPIAAG, from the coding sequence GTGATCAAGCCGCACAACACCAACCCAGAATTCGAGCTCGGGGGTATCAACCACATCGCGCTGGTGTGCTCGGACATGGAGCGCACGGTCGATTTCTACTCGAACGTGCTGGGTATGCCGCTGGTCAAGTCGCTGAACCTGCCCGACGGACTGGGGCAGCACTTCTTTTTCGACGCCGGCAACGGCGATTGCGTGGCGTTCTTCTGGTTCACCGAAGCGCCGGACGGCACAGCGGGCAGCACCACCCCGGCGGCGCTGCCCGGCCTGGGGTCGATCGTCAGTGCCGTGGGCTCGATGAATCATCTGGCTTTCCATGTGCCGGAGGAGAAGTTCGACGAGTACCGCCAGCGACTCAAGGACAAGGGTGTGCGGGTCGGGCCGGTGCTCAACCACGACGACAGTCCCCAGGGAGCCACTCGCGAGCTCCACCCCGGGGTGTACGTACGGTCCTTCTACTTCAGCGATCCGGACGGAATCGTGCTCGAATTCGCCTGCTGGACGCGAGAATTCACCGATCACGAAGCCGCAACTGCGCCCAAGACGGCAGCCGACCGCAAGCAGCCGATCGCCGCAGGCTAG
- a CDS encoding TetR/AcrR family transcriptional regulator gives MTQARPYGGVDAADRLARRRARLLEAGLELLGSNVDPAELTVRGICREAGVATRYFYESFADKDEFVAAVFDWVVAELAATTQAAVATAPVDAQNRAAMANIVRTIELDPRVGRLMFSSQLSNTTVVRKRQESGALFAMLSGQHVEALLHRPANDRIKAFAHFVVGGVGQTISAWLGGAITLTPAELADQLTAIIDELGDPRLFRD, from the coding sequence ATGACGCAGGCACGGCCCTATGGCGGCGTGGATGCCGCCGACCGGCTGGCCCGGAGACGGGCCCGCCTACTCGAGGCCGGGCTGGAGCTGCTGGGCAGCAACGTCGACCCCGCTGAGCTCACGGTTCGAGGCATCTGCCGGGAGGCCGGCGTCGCCACCCGCTACTTCTACGAGAGCTTCGCCGACAAGGACGAGTTCGTCGCGGCGGTCTTCGACTGGGTGGTCGCCGAGCTGGCCGCCACCACGCAGGCCGCGGTGGCAACAGCGCCGGTCGATGCGCAGAACCGGGCGGCCATGGCCAATATCGTGCGGACGATCGAACTCGATCCACGGGTGGGTCGGCTGATGTTCAGCTCGCAGCTGTCCAACACGACGGTGGTCCGCAAACGGCAGGAGTCCGGCGCGCTGTTCGCCATGCTGTCGGGCCAGCATGTCGAGGCGTTGTTACACCGCCCCGCCAACGACCGGATCAAGGCATTCGCGCACTTCGTCGTCGGCGGCGTCGGCCAGACCATCAGCGCCTGGCTGGGCGGCGCGATCACATTGACACCCGCCGAACTCGCCGATCAGCTCACCGCGATCATCGACGAACTCGGCGATCCGCGGCTGTTCCGCGACTAG
- a CDS encoding oxygenase MpaB family protein, which yields MAIREPVISHVDRAVSAPPMPSARRRTWGPGFDDGLMGVALLAGPANVIMELALPGVGYGVMESRVESGRADRHPIKRARTTFTYLAVATRGTDEQKKAYRRAVNKSHAQVYSTPDSPVEYNAFDKNLQLWVAACLYKGGVDVARVFIGEMDDETADRHYRESAALATTLQVPAEMWPADRAAFDKYWQESLDKLHIDDTIREYLYPFAVSRIRGVRLPKRVQEPLEQFNLLITTGFLPQRFRDEMHLDWNPDKQRKFDRLMARIRFVNNLTPRIIREFPFNLLLRDVDWRIRTGRPLV from the coding sequence GTGGCGATCCGTGAACCCGTCATCAGCCACGTCGATCGGGCGGTGAGCGCGCCGCCGATGCCGTCGGCTCGGCGCCGCACCTGGGGGCCGGGATTCGACGACGGACTGATGGGTGTCGCGCTGCTGGCCGGTCCGGCGAACGTGATCATGGAGCTGGCCCTGCCGGGCGTCGGCTACGGCGTGATGGAGAGCCGGGTCGAAAGCGGACGAGCCGACCGGCACCCGATCAAACGAGCCAGGACGACCTTCACCTACCTGGCGGTGGCCACCCGCGGCACCGACGAGCAGAAGAAGGCGTATCGACGTGCGGTCAACAAGTCGCACGCGCAGGTGTATTCGACGCCGGACAGCCCGGTGGAGTACAACGCGTTCGACAAAAACCTGCAGCTCTGGGTAGCCGCGTGCCTCTACAAGGGCGGGGTCGACGTGGCCCGGGTGTTCATCGGCGAGATGGACGACGAGACCGCAGACCGGCACTACCGGGAGAGCGCGGCACTGGCCACCACTTTGCAGGTGCCCGCCGAGATGTGGCCCGCCGACCGGGCCGCGTTCGACAAGTACTGGCAGGAGTCACTGGACAAGCTGCACATCGACGACACGATCCGCGAATATCTGTACCCGTTCGCGGTGTCCCGGATCCGGGGCGTGCGATTGCCGAAGCGCGTGCAGGAACCGCTCGAACAGTTCAACCTGCTGATCACCACGGGGTTCCTGCCGCAGCGCTTCCGCGACGAGATGCACCTCGACTGGAATCCGGACAAACAGCGCAAGTTCGACCGGTTGATGGCGCGCATCCGGTTCGTCAACAACCTCACTCCACGGATCATCCGCGAGTTCCCGTTCAATCTGCTTCTGCGCGATGTGGATTGGCGGATTCGCACCGGCCGACCGCTGGTCTGA
- a CDS encoding EthD family reductase, whose amino-acid sequence MPETKITVIYDNPTDPDAFEAAYEAEQLDAARKIPGHIRFETSKVWPKEDGSPTPAYRMIDLYYPDYDAASAAVATAEAGAFFEAMARLSTGGVRVLFSDIQIPSH is encoded by the coding sequence GTGCCGGAAACCAAGATCACGGTCATCTACGACAACCCCACCGATCCGGATGCCTTCGAGGCCGCATACGAGGCCGAACAACTCGACGCCGCCCGCAAGATTCCGGGCCACATCCGGTTCGAGACCTCGAAGGTGTGGCCCAAGGAGGACGGGTCGCCGACTCCGGCCTACCGCATGATCGACCTGTACTACCCCGACTACGACGCGGCCAGCGCGGCGGTGGCCACTGCGGAGGCCGGTGCGTTCTTCGAGGCGATGGCGCGGCTGTCGACCGGAGGTGTTCGAGTCCTCTTCTCGGACATCCAGATTCCCTCGCACTGA